A section of the Sebastes fasciatus isolate fSebFas1 chromosome 21, fSebFas1.pri, whole genome shotgun sequence genome encodes:
- the skida1 gene encoding SKI/DACH domain-containing protein 1, which translates to MGDLECGFEEMQGVRLGYLLIRGKQMFALSQVFTDLLQNIPRTTVHKRMDHLKVKKHHCDLEELRKLKAINSIAFHAAKCTLISREDVEALYVSCKTERVLKSNKRKAKAACVPVGEEEEDKSPGLLGADAKLWKEKVWFSLVPETVTTLHNKPGSRRRELTPCLTDSKLPQFYHKTNGREYRAVTKSSHKHFKNYETAKIAGNRVTLSQRHSFFRSAVSRQPVALQSAIAAAAQSRLLSRSAGDLLHKRKRRREGGSARHSWSRSSRHAHQHQHHHQVPPVLLVQPKSPGTTSFGAFHLGPDFYLDPRPHHHHHHQHHHHHHHHHHDDEEQPGSFPESYSSDTESSTTYSDRAYPDSDFGSGLSTTSSTSSSEEEEEEGEEEDEDDTQSESSEVSSDEEEESSSQSDSSSVSSRVSVQSIRFRRARVSGVNSSKAPLVLQPTFHYQHQHRTLGHHVAGEKRQKCEFICSETRKDFGHIQTTPKFNSTGESFFTESKREKAFFEADHVDHVLAPYSPGPNRNKAFHLSRRTPSMKCPPGLSAQDKEFPKCTEKREARASSSSSLKLPSPLKKIKTEPEELSVTASLYSDTGSRTARTLPFNLHNVKVKVEESCDEYEYQQATVVKCKGDNKTERDFFNSGVKSTEKSPDDVAPQEYRSTLHDAPCMEEEVEHIRNKNCKVPVPGNNNNNNKKPRVSRTQTKQNVPNKAASSSSSSSSSSTSSSLRSTVASSPAKTPFSLMANFPSPPSLVVGSDGDLCPAYSLNSLRGPGPPPPSHPVWRWQPGGHILPPPPAPQRTRKY; encoded by the coding sequence ATGGGAGACCTGGAGTGTGGCTTTGAGGAGATGCAAGGAGTGAGATTGGGCTACCTGCTCATCAGAGGCAAGCAAATGTTTGCTTTGTCTCAGGTGTTCACCGACCTGCTGCAGAACATCCCTCGCACCACGGTGCACAAGCGCATGGACCACCTGAAGGTGAAGAAGCACCACTGCGACCTGGAGGAGCTGCGCAAGCTCAAAGCAATAAACTCGATAGCGTTCCACGCGGCGAAATGCACGCTGATATCGCGGGAGGACGTGGAGGCTCTGTATGTCTCCTGCAAGACGGAGCGGGTGTTGAAGTCCAACAAAAGGAAAGCGAAAGCTGCGTGTGTCCCCgtgggtgaggaggaggaggacaagtcACCGGGGCTCCTCGGTGCAGACGCAAAACTGTGGAAGGAAAAAGTTTGGTTTAGTTTAGTCCCGGAGACTGTCACTACACTCCACAACAAACCgggcagcaggaggagagagctGACTCCATGCCTTACCGACTCCAAACTACCTCAATTTTACCACAAAACCAACGGACGGGAGTACCGTGCGGTGACCAAGTCCAGTCACAAACACTTTAAAAACTATGAAACAGCGAAAATAGCAGGGAACCGCGTTACTTTGAGCCAAAGGCACTCGTTTTTCCGGAGCGCAGTGAGCCGGCAGCCGGTGGCGCTTCAGTCCGccatagctgctgctgctcagtccAGGCTGCTGTCGCGCTCAGCCGGCGACCTACTTCACAAAAGGAAGAGGAGGCGCGAGGGGGGCAGCGCGAGGCACTCGTGGAGCAGGAGCAGCAGACACGCGCAccagcaccaacaccaccaccaggtACCGCCGGTGCTGCTCGTGCAACCCAAATCACCCGGGACCACCTCTTTCGGTGCTTTCCACCTGGGTCCGGATTTCTATCTTGACCCCAGAcctcaccatcatcaccaccaccagcatcaccatcatcatcatcaccaccaccacgacGACGAAGAGCAGCCCGGCAGTTTCCCGGAGAGTTATAGCAGCGACACTGAGTCCAGCACCACCTACTCGGACCGTGCGTACCCGGACTCGGACTTTGGGTCCGGCCtctccaccaccagcagcaccagcagctccgaggaagaggaggaggagggtgaggaggaggatgaagatgacaCGCAGTCGGAGAGTTCAGAGGTCAGCtcagacgaggaggaggagagctccTCTCAGTCCGACTCCAGCTCGGTTTCTAGCCGCGTTTCGGTGCAGAGCATCCGGTTCAGACGCGCCCGGGTCTCCGGTGTCAACTCCAGTAAAGCACCATTGGTCCTGCAGCCCACGTTTCACTACCAGCATCAACACAGGACACTGGGCCATCATGTTGCAGGAGAGAAACGTCAGAAATGTGAATTTATATGCAGTGAAACCAGAAAGGACTTTGGACACATACAGACAACACCAAAATTTAACTCAACGGGggagagctttttcactgagtCCAAAAGGGAAAAGGCGTTTTTTGAGGCTGACCATGTGGACCATGTGCTGGCTCCTTATTCACCGGGACCCAACCGGAATAAAGCGTTTCACCTCTCACGCAGGACACCCTCCATGAAGTGCCCACCGGGACTGAGCGCACAGGACAAAGAGTTTCCCAAATGCACCGAGAAAAGAGAGGCgagagccagcagcagcagcagcctgaaaCTGCCCTCTCCACTGAAGAAAATAAAGACCGAGCCAGAGGAGCTTTCTGTGACCGCCTCCCTCTATTCGGATACGGGCAGCAGGACAGCCAGGACGCTCCCCTTCAACCTCCACAATGTGAAAGTTAAAGTGGAGGAAAGCTGTGATGAATACGAATACCAGCAGGCCACTGTAGTCAAATGCAAAGGAGATAATAAGACGGAGAGAGACTTTTTCAACAGCGGGGTTAAATCCACAGAGAAGAGCCCAGATGATGTGGCTCCTCAGGAATACAGGAGCACCCTGCATGACGCACCGtgcatggaggaggaggtggagcacATAAGGAACAAAAACTGCAAAGTTCCAGTGCctgggaataataataataataataagaaaccTCGTGTCTCCAGGacgcaaacaaaacaaaacgtgCCCAACAAGGctgcctcttcttcctcctcctcctcctcttcttctacttcttcttcgtTACGCAGCACTGTAGCATCATCGCCTGCAAAAACGCCTTTCAGCCTGATGGCAAATTTCCCATCCCCACCGTCGCTGGTTGTTGGCAGCGACGGGGATTTGTGCCCAGCTTACTCCCTGAACTCTCTGAGGGGCCCCGGGCCTCCCCCTCCGTCCCACCCCGTGTGGAGGTGGCAGCCAGGCGgccacattctccctcccccaccCGCTCCTCAGAGAACCAGGAAATACTGA